A DNA window from Portunus trituberculatus isolate SZX2019 chromosome 47, ASM1759143v1, whole genome shotgun sequence contains the following coding sequences:
- the LOC123498196 gene encoding uncharacterized protein LOC123498196 translates to MERKDFEIRTNIKFLVKLGWKGTEIIQALQNVYGDDAPKKTCVYKWIERFQNGREAVEDDEGRGRPTTSKSNENIDAVRSIIEEDRRLTIHQIAETVSISVGSAHSILHEYLGLSKLSARWVPKALCPDQLNFRSELSTVILTKIEANEDNFFSQIITGDETWVYQYDPETKQQSKQWLPRGTSGPIKFKSKRWYKAKTALTEPA, encoded by the coding sequence ATGGAACGTAAGGATTTTGAGATAAGAACCAACATAAAATTTTTGGTAAAGCTTGGTTGGAAAGGGACAGAGATCATTCAAGCTTTGCAGAACGTTTATGGGGATGATGCTCCAAAGAAAACTTGTGTTTACAAATGGATTGAAAGATTTCAAAATGGTAGAGAAGCTGTTGAAGATGATGAGGGTCGTGGCAGACCAACAACCTcgaaaagtaatgaaaacatTGATGCTGTTAGGAGTATAattgaagaagatagaagactGACAATTCATCAGATAGCTGAGACTGTGAGCATATCAGTTGGTTCTGCTCATTCGATTCTGCATGAATATTTAGGCCTCAGTAAACTTTCGGCTCGATGGGTCCCAAAAGCGTTGTGCCCAGATCAGCTAAATTTCAGAAGTGAATTGTCAACAGTGATTTTGACCAAAATTGAAGCCAATGAAGACAACTTTTTCAGTCAAATCATCACAGGTGATGAAACATGGGTATACCAGTATGATCctgaaacaaaacaacagtCCAAACAATGGCTCCCACGCGGAACATCTGGCCCAATTAAATTCAAATCAAAGAG